In Chloroflexota bacterium, the following proteins share a genomic window:
- the lepA gene encoding translation elongation factor 4, with protein MNPGGEVDQAHTRNFCIIAHIDHGKSTLADRMLERTATLTARQMRDQVLDSMDLERERGITIKAHPVRMELDLAGTAYTLNLIDTPGHVDFSYEVSRSLAACEGAVLLVDASQGIEAQTLANAYVAVEHDLTVIPVVNKIDLPTARADVVAQELADFLGASVDDVVHVSAKSGDGVDDLLHRIVDAVPPPAGDPDAPLRALVVDSSYDQHRGVVASVRVFDGSLRRNERLRLMQTGTRAEAVETGVFTPAVSAREGLTTGHVGYVATGLKEVREWPVGDTVTHEHAPATQPLPGYRTPKPLVFASLYSTDPEGYTDLREALDRLRLSDPAIVSQPEQSAALGFGFRCGFLGVLHMDIVRERLEREYELELVLTTPQVEYEVATRDDQLMRVDRPADLPEPSQIREVREPWMVVTIVTPEAHLGGVIELLQSRRGEHRRLEYLEPTRVLLEYGLPLGEMLTEFFDALKSATRGYGSLDYSFGEYRAGDFVRLDMRLNGQMVDALSTIVPRARAAEIGRDLALRLKREIPRQQFEVSVQAAVGSRIVARETVRPVRKDVLAKCYGRDVSRKRKLLEAQKAGKQRLKRVGQIDVPQEAFTAVLRSGGAGGTRRRRA; from the coding sequence ATGAACCCCGGCGGCGAGGTCGATCAAGCGCACACGCGCAACTTCTGCATCATCGCGCACATAGACCACGGCAAATCGACGCTGGCCGACCGCATGCTGGAGCGCACGGCCACGCTGACGGCGCGCCAGATGCGCGACCAGGTGCTCGATTCCATGGACCTCGAGCGTGAGCGCGGCATCACCATCAAGGCGCATCCGGTGCGCATGGAGCTGGACCTGGCCGGGACCGCATATACGCTGAATCTGATCGACACGCCGGGCCACGTGGACTTCAGCTACGAGGTGTCGCGCTCGCTGGCCGCGTGCGAGGGGGCGGTGTTGCTGGTGGACGCCAGCCAGGGCATCGAGGCCCAGACGCTGGCGAACGCCTACGTGGCGGTCGAGCACGACCTGACGGTGATCCCGGTCGTGAACAAGATCGATCTGCCGACCGCTCGAGCCGACGTGGTGGCGCAGGAGCTGGCGGACTTTCTCGGCGCGAGCGTGGATGACGTTGTGCATGTTTCCGCCAAGTCGGGCGATGGCGTGGACGACCTGCTGCACCGAATCGTCGATGCAGTCCCGCCGCCGGCGGGCGATCCGGACGCCCCGCTGCGGGCGCTGGTGGTCGACTCGAGCTACGACCAGCACCGCGGCGTGGTGGCGAGCGTGCGGGTGTTCGATGGGTCGCTGCGCCGGAATGAGCGCTTGCGGCTGATGCAGACCGGGACGCGCGCCGAGGCGGTCGAGACGGGGGTGTTCACGCCGGCGGTGAGCGCCCGCGAGGGGCTGACGACGGGCCACGTGGGCTACGTGGCCACCGGGCTCAAGGAGGTCCGCGAGTGGCCCGTGGGCGACACGGTGACCCACGAGCACGCGCCGGCGACACAGCCGCTGCCGGGCTACCGCACGCCGAAGCCGCTGGTGTTCGCCAGCCTCTACTCCACCGATCCCGAGGGCTACACGGACTTGCGCGAGGCGCTGGATCGCCTGCGGCTGAGCGACCCCGCGATCGTGAGCCAGCCGGAGCAGTCGGCGGCATTGGGGTTCGGGTTTCGCTGCGGGTTCCTGGGCGTGCTGCACATGGACATCGTGCGCGAGCGCCTGGAGCGTGAATACGAGCTGGAGCTGGTGCTCACGACACCGCAGGTGGAGTACGAGGTCGCCACGCGCGACGACCAGCTGATGCGAGTGGATCGACCGGCCGACCTGCCGGAGCCATCGCAAATCCGCGAAGTGCGCGAGCCGTGGATGGTGGTGACTATCGTGACGCCGGAGGCTCACCTGGGCGGGGTGATCGAGCTGTTGCAGTCCCGGCGCGGTGAGCACCGGCGGCTCGAATATCTCGAGCCGACGCGCGTGCTGCTGGAATACGGGCTGCCGCTCGGCGAGATGCTGACGGAGTTCTTTGATGCGCTCAAGTCCGCGACGCGGGGCTATGGCTCGCTCGATTACAGCTTTGGGGAGTATCGGGCCGGGGACTTCGTGCGGCTGGACATGCGGCTCAACGGACAGATGGTGGATGCGCTGTCGACGATCGTGCCCCGGGCGCGCGCCGCGGAGATCGGGCGCGACCTGGCCCTGCGACTGAAGCGCGAGATTCCGCGGCAGCAGTTCGAAGTGAGCGTGCAGGCGGCAGTGGGGTCGCGCATCGTGGCGCGGGAAACCGTGCGGCCGGTGCGGAAGGACGTGCTGGCCAAGTGCTACGGGCGCGACGTGAGCCGCAAGCGCAAGCTGTTGGAAGCGCAGAAGGCCGGCAAGCAGCGCCTCAAGCGAGTAGGCCAGATCGACGTGCCACAGGAGGCGTTCACCGCCGTGCTGCGATCGGGCGGCGCGGGTGGGACGCGGCGGCG
- the murJ gene encoding murein biosynthesis integral membrane protein MurJ — MSITVRGPRESDAEAQGEALGAGVGRAAAIVVASILVSRVLGFVRQAAINAEFGVGPEADAWFAAFRIPDTIFMLLAGGALLSAVIPVYAEVKARGDRRALGRFVGRIGTLVAGASAVLAGISALLAEPLMRVVAPGFPDATVALATDAARWLMISPVVLAMSAVAKAALQAERRFALPALSPLLYNLGIIAGALGLARVFGLTGLVWGTLIGTGLHLLVQVPGLPTILVSRAATTRRFDVMTWHPGAAMADPDVRKVIRLMVPRMLGVAVLQASLIYINILASLQGPSAVAVLNNAFLLMLLPLGVFGMALGEAALPDLAHRWISGDRAAFAGRVHGVGRIVLFLSVPAAVVLAVLAEPIVSVAFERHAFDARATELTANALRFYAVGLAGHAAVEVLVRGFFAMHDTRTPVVVGIGSLALHMVLSWAFSVVMGNPGIALGLSIGVLVEAVILVAILRRRGGVLLHGSDARWVLSIVLAAALMGAAIGGLRLATWPAADAITGGGWLAAYLATALVVYVGVARLMRNPELDEVVGQIAGRLRRAAG, encoded by the coding sequence GTGAGCATCACGGTGAGAGGCCCTAGAGAGTCTGACGCCGAGGCTCAGGGTGAGGCGCTGGGCGCGGGCGTGGGGCGGGCGGCGGCGATTGTGGTGGCGTCGATCCTGGTCAGCCGGGTGCTGGGGTTCGTGCGCCAGGCCGCCATCAATGCCGAATTCGGCGTGGGACCGGAAGCCGACGCGTGGTTCGCGGCCTTCCGCATTCCGGACACGATCTTCATGCTGCTGGCCGGCGGCGCGCTGCTGTCGGCGGTGATCCCGGTCTACGCCGAGGTGAAGGCGCGCGGGGATCGCCGGGCGCTGGGGCGGTTCGTGGGTCGAATCGGGACATTGGTCGCCGGGGCCAGCGCGGTGCTGGCGGGAATCAGCGCCCTGCTGGCCGAGCCGCTGATGCGCGTGGTGGCGCCAGGCTTCCCGGACGCCACCGTGGCGCTGGCGACCGACGCGGCGCGCTGGCTGATGATCTCCCCGGTGGTCTTGGCCATGAGCGCCGTGGCCAAGGCGGCGCTGCAGGCCGAGCGCAGATTCGCCCTGCCGGCGCTGAGTCCGCTGCTCTACAACCTGGGGATCATCGCGGGCGCGCTGGGTCTGGCGCGCGTCTTCGGCCTCACCGGCCTGGTGTGGGGCACGCTGATCGGCACGGGCCTGCACCTGCTGGTGCAAGTGCCCGGGCTACCGACAATCCTGGTCTCGCGCGCGGCCACGACGCGTCGGTTCGACGTCATGACGTGGCATCCCGGCGCGGCTATGGCGGACCCGGACGTGCGCAAGGTCATCCGCCTGATGGTGCCGCGCATGCTCGGGGTGGCGGTCCTGCAGGCCAGCCTGATCTACATCAACATCCTGGCGTCGTTGCAGGGGCCGTCGGCCGTGGCGGTGCTCAACAACGCCTTCCTGCTCATGCTGCTGCCGCTGGGCGTGTTCGGCATGGCGCTGGGCGAAGCGGCGTTGCCGGATCTGGCCCATCGCTGGATCAGCGGGGACCGGGCCGCGTTCGCTGGCCGCGTGCACGGCGTGGGACGGATCGTGCTGTTCCTGAGCGTGCCGGCGGCCGTGGTACTGGCGGTGCTGGCAGAGCCCATCGTCTCCGTGGCCTTCGAACGGCATGCGTTCGACGCCCGAGCCACCGAGCTGACGGCCAACGCGCTGCGGTTCTACGCCGTGGGCCTGGCGGGGCATGCGGCGGTGGAGGTGCTGGTGCGCGGATTCTTCGCCATGCACGACACGCGCACGCCGGTGGTGGTGGGTATCGGCTCGCTGGCGTTGCACATGGTGCTGTCGTGGGCCTTTTCGGTAGTCATGGGAAATCCGGGGATCGCGCTGGGGCTTTCTATCGGCGTCCTGGTCGAGGCCGTGATCCTGGTGGCGATTCTGCGCCGTCGCGGCGGCGTGCTGCTTCACGGCAGCGACGCGCGCTGGGTGCTCAGCATCGTCCTGGCGGCCGCGCTGATGGGGGCCGCGATCGGGGGGTTGCGGCTGGCGACCTGGCCGGCGGCGGACGCCATCACGGGCGGCGGCTGGCTGGCGGCCTACCTGGCGACGGCGCTGGTGGTGTACGTGGGCGTCGCGCGCCTGATGCGCAATCCGGAGCTCGATGAAGTCGTCGGGCAAATCGCCGGCCGGCTGCGGCGCGCGGCCGGCTGA